In one window of Branchiostoma floridae strain S238N-H82 chromosome 14, Bfl_VNyyK, whole genome shotgun sequence DNA:
- the LOC118429930 gene encoding cytoplasmic tRNA 2-thiolation protein 1-like: MPVSCGLCEKRAMLKRPKTGGALCKECFYNVFEAEVHQTITSASLFKRGETVAIAASGGKDSTVLAHLMKLLNERHDYGLTLFLLSVDEGITGYRDDSLETVKRNQQQYELPLKVVSYKELYGWTMDEIVRQIGLKNNCTFCGVFRRQALDRGAMMLGVDKIVTGHNADDVAETVIMNVLRGDIARLQRCTAIVTGTEGAIPRCKPFKYTYEKEIVMYAYFKKLDYFSTECIYSPNAYRGHARTYLKDLESIRSTSIIDIIHSGECMSVSVKKDVKMPTQGTCARCGYISSNELCKACVLLEGLNKGLPKLGIGKPHKARLALGLTNTTGTTSTSGSQRKEGCQSCSCRRHPYAVVNDTSGCKKDDGHSKDDPTATDSSIKQEELGSNFSTVGAVGDSAAACGCNSEVQKGPCASTVGVKALCGKDDRNTPCACKRGEAQTNKKALGNSRAVPDLDF; the protein is encoded by the exons ATGCCGGTGTCTTGCGGCTTGTGTGAGAAAAGAGCGATGCTCAAGCGGCCCAAGACGGGTGGAGCGCTCTGTAAGGAGTGTTTCTATAATGTGTTTGAAGCAGAGGTTCACCAGACCATCACCTCTGCCAGTCTTTTCAAGCG GGGAGAAACCGTTGCCATAGCAGCCTCCGGAGGGAAGGACTCCACTGTCCTGGCACATCTGATGAAGCTTCTGAACGAGCGCCATGACTACGGTCTGACCCTCTTCCTGCTGTCTGTGGACGAGGGCATCACCGGTTACCGTGACGACTCCTTGGAGACGGTGAAGAGAAACCAGCAGCAGTATGAGCTACCACTGAAGGTCGTGTCATACAAG GAGCTGTATGGCTGGACGATGGATGAAATAGTGCGACAGATTGGACTGAAGAACAACTGTACGTTCTGCGGTGTGTTCCGTCGCCAGGCGCTGGACCGAGGCGCCATGATGCTTGGTGTTGACAAAATCGTTACAGGCCACAATGCTGATGATGTGGCGGAAACAGTCATTATGAATG TACTGCGGGGAGATATTGCCAGACTCCAGAGGTGCACAGCCATTGTCACGGGCACAGAGGGGGCTATCCCAAGGTGTAAGCCTTTCAAATATACCTACGAGAAGGAAATTGTCAT GTACGCATACTTCAAGAAGCTTGACTACTTCTCGACAGAGTGTATCTACTCTCCCAATGCCTACAGAGGACATGCTAGAACCTACCTGAAGGACCTGGAGTCTATTAGGTCCACCTCCATTATAGACATCATCCATTCAGGAGAATGTATGTCTGTCAGTGTCAAGAAAGATGTGAAAATGCCAACACAAGGAACTTGTGCAAG GTGTGGCTACATATCCAGTAATGAGTTATGCAAGGCCTGTGTGTTGTTGGAGGGTTTGAACAAGGGGCTTCCCAAGCTGGGGATAGGGAAACCACACAAGGCAAGACTGGCACTTGGGCTCACCAACACAACAGGCACAACTTCTACCTCTGGGTCTCAGCGCAAAGAGGGATGCCAGTCATGTTCATGTCGACGTCACCCATACGCTGTGGTTAATGATACTTCAGGGTGTAAGAAAGACGATGGACACAGCAAGGACGATCCGACAGCAACAGACTCTTCCATTAAGCAAGAAGAACTTGGATCAAACTTTAGTACTGTAGGAGCTGTAGGAGATTCTGCTGCTGCCTGTGGTTGTAACAGTGAGGTACAGAAGGGACCATGTGCCAGTACAGTGGGGGTGAAGGCTTTGTGTGGAAAAGATGATAGGAATACACCATGTGCATGTAAGAGGGGGGAGGCTCAGACAAACAAAAAGGCCTTAGGAAACAGTCGTGCTGTGCCAGACTTGGACTTTTAG
- the LOC118429953 gene encoding perlucin-like protein, with amino-acid sequence MHLKLMVVILATIVSGQQTVWPRTEERFLCSPPVVHIHNYLDKQEQSDQPEASQVDQLRNHLTQLQERMDSLQTNRSKQDIHIAELQEQVKNLTTELSILKQACSKTCRETDEQLTCPSGYEQFQDRCFKFSTDTKTYSEARSTCQAAGGHLALVKDEATNTFVATRLLTMYTSSSYRQIYFGMTDQVQEGTWVWDDGTLLSGWSNWHPGVPGHASSTEDCAEWRPGQFGLEWNDDQCYYSQYYVCEISATVP; translated from the exons ATGCATTTGAAATTAATGGTGGTGATCCTTGCCACAATTGTGTCCGGACAGCAAACGGTTTGGCCCAGGACGGAGGAGCGGTTTCTGTGCAGCCCTCCTGTGGTCCACATCCACAACTATCTGGACAAACAGGAACAGAGTGACCAGCCAGAGGCCAGTCAG GTGGACCAACTCAGGAACCACCTTACTCAGCTGCAAGAAAGAATGGACTCCCTTCAGACAAACAGGAGTAAACAG GACATTCACATTGCTGAGTTGCAAGAGCAAGTCAAGAACCTGACGACAGAGCTCTCGATCCTGAAACAAG CCTGCAGTAAGACCTGCCGCGAGACCGATGAGCAGCTAACCTGTCCCAGTGGTTACGAACAGTTCCAGGACAGGTGCTTCAAGTTCTCTACTGATACGAAGACGTACAGCGAGGCCAGGTCCACCTGTCAGGCTGCAGGGGGTCATCTCGCTCTTGTGAAGGATGAGGCAACCAATACCTTTGTGGCAACCCGGCTGCTGACAATGTACACCAGTAGCTCCTACAGACAGATCTACTTTGGGATGACAGACCAGGTGCAGGAGGGGACCTGGGTGTGGGATGATGGGACACTGCTCTCAGGGTGGTCCAACTGGCATCCAGGAGTACCTGGTCATGCCAGTAGCACTGAGGATTGTGCTGAGTGGAGGCCAGGACAATTTGGCCTAGAGTGGAACGATGATCAGTGCTACTACAGTCAGTACTATGTGTGTGAAATAAGTGCCACTGTCCCCTAG